GTTGTAGAAGACTTGTAGTGTCACTTATGCACTTTGACATCACCGTGACCTTTGACTCACTTTGCCGCAGCTGTCTTGCAAGTTCTTCATTCTTCATGTCGAATTTTGACTGGAATTCACTCTCAACAGTAGCTATACCAGTTGTTAAGTACTCAGTCGCTATCCGCAATTTAGTTTTCATCTGTTGAAACCCTTCTTCTAAGTGTCCTCTTTCTGTTGTCATTCTTTTCGCAAACTCCTTTCCAGCAATACTTAACTTCGTCAACCTCTGTTCTGACAATGCCAGTTTGGCTTGAGCCCTTTCCAGTGTCTTTTGTAACTTTGCCTGTCTTTTCTCCCTAGCCTCACTCAGTGTTTCGAGTCCATGTTCTGGCTTTGTGTGACCACTCTCTGTACACTTGACGCACACTGGCACCTCGCACCTGGCGCAGTAGTACGTGATTTGATTGCCTTCGTGGAGGGGGCAGACGACTGGTCGATAAACGCGAGATTTTACAAGAACTTCTTCTCTATACTCTTCCAAGCTCATGAGCGTGTGTTTCTTCGTAACTGGTATGTTTCTGTGAGTTTCGCAGCATTGGTTACAAATCAGAATTCCACAATCTACACAGAAATTTTCCGCCTGTTTTTTCTTGCAGCTACCACATAAGTGGATAGTTGCAATATTCTCTTCGAACTCGAGGAGGTCATTTAGGATGGTACAATTTGGAAGCTCCTTGACACCTTCTGGTGGCAAGTCATGATTTTGTTGACAAACCGGACACGTTATTTTGTCCCCTGATGCAACTTGTAGTAAACAATTCAGACAGAGCGAATGGTAGCATGGTAGAATCTTAGGATTCTTGTACTGCTCAAGACAAATTGGACATTCTAAGAACCGTCTGCTTAATCCTTCTGTGCTTGGTGACTTCACGGTGAAGTCAGTCAAAGAAATCCTGGAGAAACATTACAAaagtaaatattataatttagtCACATAAGAAAACAAAGTTGAAGAGGTATtcttaggggcgagatcaatagttcaatgtaggataaaaaaaatcattacacTTAGGCCTAAGACCCACCCCTACCCAACTCCACCCCTCCCAAACCACCATCCCTTCTAACTAAATGTGCCAAACTTGAAAATTGCTTTAAACCGCAAAAGcgatttcaaatcagtatgtagtagtatatagtgttatgaatataaagccagtatgtagcgAGTAAAGAATATATTTTTGGTTGACCCTTTATTGTTTCTTGACACACACATTTACTATGGCAAAAAATCTtccttttttcattttgacattgttaaagaaatatttatatttaggggtacaaaacacatccattaaaagtaaaatcgttatTGTGGAATGAGAAATATAATGCTGCATATGTTTGTGAAGATAACCTAACACGGTGGAAATCAAAGCATTGTCTTTTTCCTATAGCtaggaaattttttttttcgtctttACTTACGCATGACTGGCTCTCATTTTGCCTTCTGTTATACCCGTTGTTAGATCAGATGACATGTGGTTGGACGAATCATGTACAGCATAAGAGCCACCCTGGGCGTTACCACTAACATGGCCTAAACTTGGTAGAGAATACGTTGAACGATCTCTTAAATCGAGGCTTTTATACGAGTTAACATCTTCGTCTGCAATAGAATCTCCAATATCTTGATAAGTcccatcgtcgtcgtcgtcgttgctTGAATGATGTGACGCTGCATAGGGTTTGAGATTGACATCATTTCGATCTGGCATCTGATCATCGTTATTCCCTGCTAGACATGTTGTGTTTTTGAAAGGTCTGATGTCTCTTAGTAAAGACCCGACGCAACCCATGTCGATGATCTGCTGATGGAAATTATTAATTAGAATATTCCAATTCCGCTATCTGCTGGGAAGGAAGGCCTGagaggggtggtggtggtggtggtggtggtcgatggggggtggggggtcgGCTGGTTATGACAAAATACTCCGCATTTCggttttaactttttaaaaagtttctCAGCGGATCTTATGCactttaatgattatttttttcatttctatcaTAATCATATGTTGTCCTcgacattatttcattattgaaTTTTACAGTATCTACTCTATTACTATTTATAGAATAGAGACCAATGCCTTTCAAGTTTACGGAAGTAAAACCCAGCTCATATAGAGGTTATGCCATTCCACATTCAAGTTATCtagcttgtatgtatgtatgtatgtatgtatgtatgtatgtatgtatgtatgtatgtatgtatgtatgtatgcgtgcgtgtgtgtatgtatgtatgtatgtatgtatgtatgtatgtatgtatgtttatgtatgtatgtatgtatgtatgtatgtatgtatgtatgtatgtatgtatgtatgtatgtatgtatgtgtgtatgtgtgtgtatgtatgtatgtatgtatgtatgtatgtatgtatgtatgtatgcatttatgtgtgtgtacgtacgcacgtacgtacgtacgtacgtacgtacgtacgtacataagtatgtatgtatgtgtgtatgtatgtatgtatgtatgtatgtatgtatgtatgtatgtatgtatgtatgaatgtgtgtatatatgtgtgtatatgtatgtatgtatgtatgtatgtatgtatgtatgtatgtatgtatgtatgtatgtatttgtgcaTTTATGTAGGTGTGTTGTTGTTAGTCTTAGTAGTAGCGCGTCTGCTTTCTAAGTTTTTTGCCATTTGGTGCATTTAAAAACAcgatgtgtgtgtgcgtgtgtgtgtgtgtgtgtgtgtgtgtgtgtgtgtgtgtgtgtgtgtgtgtgtgtgtgttttgttcaCGAGCCGTACACAGCTTATGTCAGCTAGGATGTAACATCTACTAAATTGCCGGCACCCCTacccaaaccaaaccaaacatgAGTTGTAACACACAAGAACGGACAAATCAATATCATTTCAAGTGCTCGTAAATCGTCTGAGAAATTTATCTTTCAAAACCATATATTTACAGGTCATATAGTTTATCATTGATTGACATCATCACAGACATACAAAACATGGTTCCAGTGAAGTGTCGTAAACCATATTCttttttacggcaccgtccaagactcACCGCTGATCGCTgatcgcagtgtcgcggaagaaataacagctctacTTTGCGAGAATGCCCGTAACACGCAATAGCGTATTTATAGTCTTTTCATGAGGTGCATTTGTCATGTATGGCATGGTTGTGGCGTTCATAATGAAATGTATTCTCACTGGCTACTTAAAAGCAAAATGCTTCaaaaattaattgattgatcCTTTTTGGGATTTCTGTAATCATGTCATGATATAGTGGTCGTATAGAGATAATTGcacatttacaatgaaattcacatggccagcatgaaaggaatagacaggaatagacccctgtatataaacaaatacactctttggaaaggccaattcaaacaatcaatgccAAGTAAGATATCTGATAACAGAAGATCGTAAAATACAACCATTACATGAGTTATATAGAAACAcctgtgatcagaacgtcgttttaATATCGGTGGTGGTAAATGAAATCTGACTTAACTTTGAAGGTGCCGgaaaaaaagtctacttcttatcactatcaaactgacaaacattgaTTCCGGGTCGATAACCATTCTAACCCCAGTTTATTAGCAACAATCTTAAGAAAACTTGCATGACTAAAACAATTTCAAGCCAGGCAGAAGGTTTCTTATTTTTGGAGGGGATTTTCAAAGCAAGTCCtccaacacccccccccccccaaccccagTCATAAATAATGGTGACTCTTTAAGGCGTACCAAGTATTTTAACTATGGACACCCATTTGATAGTAGTACAGATTGATTGATCGTCACGAGTTTTACTCTTACTCGTGTAATTGCATACATTAATTAATTGAGGCAATTTCTTATTTTGTCTGCGATTGAGAGCATTGACTTATCCATTGAGGACATAGACTTATCGCTTGACGGTCCTTACTATCACTTGACGGTAATGACTATCACTTGACGGTCCTGACTATCAATTCACGTCCTGACTATCAATTGACGGTCCTGACTATCAATTGACGGTCCTAACTATCACTTGACGGTCCTAACTATCACTTGACGGTCCTGACTATCAATTGACGGttctgacttgtcaattgacggtcCTAACTTGACTGTCAATTGACGAGTTCGACTTTTGACGTGAATTATGCCCCATAAACGTAGTTCACAGTTATGGTATAATGGGTAAATAGTGCACACTATAGTACTTACTTTTATCAATGATGATCTTGACAAATCGTATGGAAGTAGAACCGTTGCTTGCAATACAGAAGGCAGCTTTCAAATTAGACTTCTCACTAGTACATATGACGAAGGCGGAAATGACCCTTCATTTACATGAGCGCTGACCCAAATAAGAATGTATCCATGCACTCGGTACAaaatgtagtgtgtgtgtgtgtgtgtgtgggggggggggggtcatacaGTTCACATACGAGCATATACGCACCATTGATAAACACCTGTATCCGTATatctagtctcgctgccagactcgtgaaaTTGGAACTTCATAGAACTATACCattagttgtctgatgatcacaacagcgtgaaacacagTGTAACggctcatatatatatatatatatatatatatatatatatatatatatatatatatatatatatatatatatatatatatatatatatatatatatatatatatatatattccctCATATCCCTGGGATTgtgagaaaataatattttaataaaatccCTGGAATAACAAAATGCTCAAAAACCTAATAGTGCATCTCTTGAACGTTGcatgaaatataattttgaaacaattaaaTGTGATTTTCGCATATTAAACAAAGTTGTTTTCATAATAAATTAGTGGCTTACTGATTTTGTTCTCGATGTTACTAGCGTCAACATCGAGTTTGGCGAAAATACTCGTCTTAAAATGTTTTCCGCGAGGTTAACATGACTACATACATTTGCGAAGTTTTACCGAAATGGACTGTCGTTTAGAatttaacatgatattttgaactgattttttataaattaaactaGTATTCTGTTGAATTGATTGTATACTACAACGAAATAcatgccaaataaaaaaatcagattcTTCAAATATGTctgttacttttttttctaaacAAAAGGAATAAGTTAAACAGACTGTGGTGGCAGTAATGCATACCTCTGGAAAATGATACAATAattacgatatatatatatattcatgggTTTATCATTTACAGCATTGACCCCTGTCTCAAATGTTCATGTATCCTACTGATTAATCAAACTGTTGAAGCAAAAAGCCAGGATAATGTCAACTATTGCATAAATTTGTACGTCTCATGTGTCATCATCTctcatttgtctgtctgtcagtgtgtctgtctatctacccagtatatacctatctatctatctatctatctatctatctatctatctatctatctatctatctatctatctatctatctatctatctatctatctatctatctatctatctatctatctatctatctatctatatatctatctatctatctatctatctatctgtctgtctatctgtctatatatctgtctgtctgtctgtctgtctctctgttgtATATGCTTGGACTGTGCTGAAGTAATCACAGTGAACTTTGCGATTTCGGGCTCGAGATATTGTGTTTTATAGAAAGGCatttttcaattcatttcattgGTTTTTACAAGTGTGTACACACagaactctctctctctctctctctctctctctctctctctctctcctctctctctctctctctctctctctctctctctctctctctctctctctctctctctctctctctctctctctctctctctctctctctctctctctctcccaaaCACCAAATTCCAGTCATAACAATGGCAATCGATCGTAAGTATGCTTCCAAaagtacattatgtatattcaTAGTCTTTACAATTCGCTTTCATTTCCTCGTCGATCAttgaagtgattttattttgagtCAATGCTATTTGAAGAATGACGTAACTTACCCATTATGTACATTTACCATTAAGACTGAAGAACAATTTATTccagtatatatatacctgGACATAGCTCGATTTAGAATCAACACACAATGAAAGAAACTGAAACAATAGGGTTAGGGATTTTAGAGTACCGAATACCTTCTGAAGTTCCGATCTAACTTGACCGTTTATACACTTTTTATAATTCGCTGATAAAAATGCAGTATTTCTAAGACCTTTGATAACGTTATTGTTTTGCAGtgttttcacttgtaaagtatcacttttgaaagagataacaaAAACTTGAATATTAAGatgtacatttatcatatttgcTTGAAAATAAAAGCCCAAAATAGAATGATCAACAGATCCACgccaaatgaataaaaatgctTGTTAGAAGCATTCGCCAGTGCAGTGTAAAATTATTAGCATATAAAAGGTTGTGTCTATCTTCGGGTGTACCCAGATAAATGTCATCAATTTTGCAGCAGTGTGTCCACAACAGTTGCATTCAGGTTCTGTAGTTTTGTCTCCGCCGAATATTCAAAGTCAATGTCCTTGGGGGCGCTTTCTACATCGTTATTTGTAGCTTGCTCTATTCTTTTCAGAGTATGATTGACTACGTACAGAAACCCAATTTCATTACTGTGTTGTAGAAGACTTGTAGTGTCACTTATGCACTTTGACATCACCGTGACCTTTGACTCACTTTGCCGCAGCTGTCTTGCAAGTTCTTCATTCCTCATGTCGAATTTTGACTGG
This is a stretch of genomic DNA from Glandiceps talaboti chromosome 9, keGlaTala1.1, whole genome shotgun sequence. It encodes these proteins:
- the LOC144439773 gene encoding protein meiotic P26-like yields the protein MSSDLTTGITEGKMRASHAISLTDFTVKSPSTEGLSRRFLECPICLEQYKNPKILPCYHSLCLNCLLQVASGDKITCPVCQQNHDLPPEGVKELPNCTILNDLLEFEENIATIHLCGSCKKKQAENFCVDCGILICNQCCETHRNIPVTKKHTLMSLEEYREEVLVKSRVYRPVVCPLHEGNQITYYCARCEVPVCVKCTESGHTKPEHGLETLSEAREKRQAKLQKTLERAQAKLALSEQRLTKLSIAGKEFAKRMTTERGHLEEGFQQMKTKLRIATEYLTTGIATVESEFQSKFDMKNEELARQLRQSESKVTVMSKCISDTTSLLQHSNEIGFLYVVNHTLKRIEQATNNDVESAPKDIDFEYSAETKLQNLNATVVDTLLQN